The following coding sequences lie in one Arabidopsis thaliana chromosome 3, partial sequence genomic window:
- a CDS encoding 2-oxoglutarate (2OG) and Fe(II)-dependent oxygenase superfamily protein has product MDSTATVASDRLSQLNSFEETMTGVKGLVDSGIKEVPAMFREPPAILASRKPPLALQFTIPTIDLNGGVVYYKNQDSVTRRSMVEKIGDAAEKWGFFQVVNHGIPLDVLEKVKEGIRAFHEQDAELKKRFYSRDHTRKMVYYSNLDLFTAMKASWRDTMCAYMAPDPPTSEDLPEVCGEIMMEYAKEIMNLGELIFELLSEALGLNNSNHLKDMDCSKSLVLFGQYYPPCPQPDHTLGLSKHTDFSFLTIVLQGNLGGLQVLHDKQYWIDIPPVPGALVVNLGDLLQVKEVTF; this is encoded by the exons atGGATTCAACAGCCACCGTTGCAAGTGATCGTCTTAGTCAACTAAACTCTTTCGAGGAGACTATGACAGGCGTGAAAGGCCTTGTTGATTCCGGAATCAAAGAGGTTCCAGCTATGTTCCGTGAGCCTCCAGCTATTTTAGCAAGCCGAAAACCACCACTAGCTTTGCAGTTCACGATCCCAACCATCGATCTGAACGGAGGAGTAGTGTACTACAAGAATCAAGATTCAGTTACACGGAGAAGCATGGTTGAGAAGATAGGAGATGCAGCGGAGAAATGGGGTTTCTTCCAGGTGGTTAACCACGGGATCCCGCTCGACGTGCTGGAGAAGGTGAAAGAAGGGATTCGCGCGTTTCACGAGCAGGATGCTGAATTGAAGAAACGGTTCTACTCTCGTGATCACACTCGAAAAATGGTTTACTATAGTAACTTGGATCTCTTCACCGCTATGAAAGCGAGTTGGAGAGATACCATGTGTGCCTATATGGCCCCGGATCCTCCCACATCGGAGGACTTGCCCGAGGTTTGTGG GGAGATTATGATGGAGTATGCAAAGGAAATAATGAATTTAGGTGAATTGATCTTTGAGCTTCTATCAGAGGCTCTAGGGTTGAATAATTCTAATCACCTCAAAGACATGGATTGCAGCAAGTCTTTGGTCTTGTTCGGCCAGTACTATCCACCTTGTCCGCAGCCTGACCATACTTTAGGCTTAAGCAAGCACAccgatttttcttttctcaccATTGTTCTTCAGGGGAATCTCGGTGGGCTTCAAGTTCTCCATGATAAACAATATTGGATCGATATTCCTCCCGTCCCTGGGGCTCTTGTCGTTAACCTCGGAGATCTTCTCCAGGTTAAAGAAGTGACTTTTTAG
- a CDS encoding U-box kinase family protein (BEST Arabidopsis thaliana protein match is: U-box domain-containing protein kinase family protein (TAIR:AT2G45910.1); Has 232 Blast hits to 229 proteins in 13 species: Archae - 0; Bacteria - 0; Metazoa - 13; Fungi - 0; Plants - 218; Viruses - 0; Other Eukaryotes - 1 (source: NCBI BLink).) yields MEEKEEAGVMDERIYVALGREIANNKSNLAWVLDNCQGNKICIVLVHRPPQMIPVLGTKFDAATVDEELVRAYREKQKAKTDKILDEYLRICLRKGVQAEKLCVEMNSIEKGIVQMISENKVRKFIMGAASDKHFSTKMEDLRSKKAIFVCQQASATCHIRFTCKGYLIHTREARMDEVRALSALLSDFQRLVTSQSSANLDQDSGGSKRKSEHEEGEEEERTSRTSSSRSASTLSYFGGSEASSSVSVMEEISNRSSPPSLPCSGMGLGMITFLINSTKLWQRLAIQNHKHCE; encoded by the exons atggaagaaaaagaagaagcaggagTGATGGATGAGAGAATATATGTTGCACTAGGGAGAGAAATAGCCAATAACAAGTCAAATCTGGCATGGGTATTAGATAACTGTCAAGGGAACAAGATCTGTATCGTTCTTGTTCACCGACCTCCTCAAATGATTCCTGTCT TGGGTACCAAGTTCGATGCTGCAACGGTAGATGAAGAATTAGTGAGAGCatacagagagaaacaaaaggcGAAAACAGACAAGATTCTTGATGAGTACCTTAGAATTTGCTTGCGGAAAGGg GTCCAAGCAGAGAAGCTGTGCGTTGAGATGAACTCGATCGAGAAAGGAATTGTGCAGATGATTTCTGAGAACAAAGTCAGGAAGTTCATCATGGGAGCAGCTTCAGACAAACATTTTTCAAC GAAAATGGAGGATTTGAGATCAAAGAAAGCCATCTTCGTCTGCCAACAAGCTTCTGCTACTTGTCATATACGGTTTACCTGCAAAGGATATCTCATCCATACAAG GGAAGCTAGAATGGATGAAGTCCGAGCTCTCTCAGCTCTACTATCTGACTTTCAACGGCTTGTCACCTCACAAAGTAGCGCCAATTTAGATCAAGACAGTGGAGGTTCAAAGAGGAAAAGTGAGCATGAAGAgggggaggaggaggagagaacATCACGAACCAGCTCTTCTCGGTCTGCTAGTACATTGTCATACTTTGGAGGATCTGAGGCTTCCTCAAGTGTAAGTGTAATGGAAGAGATATCAAACCGTTCATCTCCACCATCTTTACCG TGCAGCGGAATGGGACTGGGCATGATAACCTTCCTGATTAACTCCACCAAACTCTGGCAAAGGCTTGCAATTCAAAACCATAAGCATTGTGAATGA
- a CDS encoding RING/U-box superfamily protein: MFHEQKLRLYRKEKDKAHKNSEKYLQICRQMQVTAEIIYIETDSVEKGILQLISQRGVTKLVMGAAADRHYSMRMRDLKSKKAIYIHREAPATCLIWFTCNGYLICSREARRANNLYLECASSNSLSQSDITRGTESIVKDDDHLIKLAVTEAEASKRKARFEACKREEAEKTAVDALKKAKQWENVYFEELKQRKETEKALRKRNDELEKMRSESETQITESYTVIRKLQEKNNLSMETFRGIREEQEELKIKLREVSKLKGKREEEEASTSNHREPPQYFICPITHVRKRYKINEN, encoded by the exons ATGTTTCACGAGCAGAAATTGCGTCTCTACAGAAAAGAGAAGGACAAAGCACATAAGAATTCGGAGAAGTACCTTCAAATATGCAGGCAAATGCAG GTCACTGCAGAGATCATATATATTGAAACGGATTCGGTAGAGAAAGGTATCCTCCAATTGATATCTCAGCGCGGAGTCACCAAACTCGTTATGGGAGCAGCAGCTGATAGACACTATTCAAT GAGAATGAGAGACTTAAAGTCCAAGAAAGCTATTTACATTCACAGAGAAGCGCCTGCCACTTGTCTTATATGGTTTACGTGCAACGGTTACCTAATTTGTTCAAG GGAAGCTAGAAGAGCAAATAACTTGTATCTAGAATGTGCATCGTCAAATTCTTTGAGTCAATCCGACATAACTAGAGGAACTGAAAGTATAGTTAAAGATGATGATCATCTGATCAAATTAGCTGTCACAGAAGCTGAGGCTTCGAAAAGGAAAGCACGCTTTGAGGCATGTAAGCGCGAAGAAGCTGAAAAAACTGCAGTTGATGCACTCAAAAAG GCTAAACAATGGGAAAATGTGTATTTTGAGGAGTTGAAGCAGaggaaagaaacagagaaggcACTGAGGAAAAGAAATGACGAACTTGAAAAGATGAGATCAGAATCCGAGACCCAAATAACCGAATCTTATACTGTGATTAGAAAGCTTCAAGAAAAGAACAACTTATCAATGGAAACGTTTAGAGGAAtcagagaagaacaagaagagttGAAGATAAAGCTTAGAGAAGTATCAAAGCTGAAGGGTAAGCGCGAGGAAGAGGAAGCTTCTACCTCTAACCACCGTGAACCGCCACAATACTTTATTTGTCCCATTACACACGTGAGGAAACGTTACAAGATCAATGAAAACTAA
- a CDS encoding RING/U-box superfamily protein (RING/U-box superfamily protein; BEST Arabidopsis thaliana protein match is: U-box domain-containing protein (TAIR:AT2G45920.1); Has 3020 Blast hits to 1988 proteins in 330 species: Archae - 23; Bacteria - 254; Metazoa - 666; Fungi - 294; Plants - 411; Viruses - 13; Other Eukaryotes - 1359 (source: NCBI BLink).) encodes MTLKIPIQEMVKMVGSLRSHGIDIPESMEINKKEKIYVAVTEKDLESKSSLVWAIQNSGGKEFCIVHVHQPIPGEMFHEQKLRLYRKEKDKAHKNSEKYLQICRQMQVTAEIIYIETDSVEKGILQLISQRGVTKLVMGAAADRHYSMRMRDLKSKKAIYIHREAPATCLIWFTCNGYLICSREARRANNLYLECASSNSLSQSDITRGTESIVKDDDHLIKLAVTEAEASKRKARFEACKREEAEKTAVDALKKAKQWENVYFEELKQRKETEKALRKRNDELEKMRSESETQITESYTVIRKLQEKNNLSMETFRGIREEQEELKIKLREVSKLKGKREEEEASTSNHREPPQYFICPITHVRKRYKINEN; translated from the exons ATGACATTAAAGATTCCGATCCAAGAGATGGTGAAAATGGTTGGCTCTTTAAGATCTCATGGCATCGATATCCCTGAATCAAtggaaatcaacaaaaaagagaagatctaTGTAGCAGTGACAGAGAAAGATCTAGAAAGCAAGTCTAGTCTCGTTTGGGCGATACAGAACAGTGGAGGCAAAGAGTTTTGCATCGTCCATGTTCATCAACCTATCC CGGGGGAGATGTTTCACGAGCAGAAATTGCGTCTCTACAGAAAAGAGAAGGACAAAGCACATAAGAATTCGGAGAAGTACCTTCAAATATGCAGGCAAATGCAG GTCACTGCAGAGATCATATATATTGAAACGGATTCGGTAGAGAAAGGTATCCTCCAATTGATATCTCAGCGCGGAGTCACCAAACTCGTTATGGGAGCAGCAGCTGATAGACACTATTCAAT GAGAATGAGAGACTTAAAGTCCAAGAAAGCTATTTACATTCACAGAGAAGCGCCTGCCACTTGTCTTATATGGTTTACGTGCAACGGTTACCTAATTTGTTCAAG GGAAGCTAGAAGAGCAAATAACTTGTATCTAGAATGTGCATCGTCAAATTCTTTGAGTCAATCCGACATAACTAGAGGAACTGAAAGTATAGTTAAAGATGATGATCATCTGATCAAATTAGCTGTCACAGAAGCTGAGGCTTCGAAAAGGAAAGCACGCTTTGAGGCATGTAAGCGCGAAGAAGCTGAAAAAACTGCAGTTGATGCACTCAAAAAG GCTAAACAATGGGAAAATGTGTATTTTGAGGAGTTGAAGCAGaggaaagaaacagagaaggcACTGAGGAAAAGAAATGACGAACTTGAAAAGATGAGATCAGAATCCGAGACCCAAATAACCGAATCTTATACTGTGATTAGAAAGCTTCAAGAAAAGAACAACTTATCAATGGAAACGTTTAGAGGAAtcagagaagaacaagaagagttGAAGATAAAGCTTAGAGAAGTATCAAAGCTGAAGGGTAAGCGCGAGGAAGAGGAAGCTTCTACCTCTAACCACCGTGAACCGCCACAATACTTTATTTGTCCCATTACACACGTGAGGAAACGTTACAAGATCAATGAAAACTAA
- a CDS encoding RING/U-box superfamily protein encodes MFHEQKLRLYRKEKDKAHKNSEKYLQICRQMQVTAEIIYIETDSVEKGILQLISQRGVTKLVMGAAADRHYSMRMRDLKSKKAIYIHREAPATCLIWFTCNGYLICSREARRANNLYLECASSNSLSQSDITRGTESIVKDDDHLIKLAVTEAEASKRKARFEACKREEAEKTAVDALKKAKQWENVYFEELKQRKETEKALRKRNDELEKMRSESETQITESYTVIRKLQEKNNLSMETFRGIREEQEELKIKLREVSKLKGKREEEEASTSNHREPPQYFICPITHDIMEDPHVAADGFTYEGEAISRWFERGHETSPMINKRLPHTSLVPNLALRSAIQEWLQLRELLNRPSACREI; translated from the exons ATGTTTCACGAGCAGAAATTGCGTCTCTACAGAAAAGAGAAGGACAAAGCACATAAGAATTCGGAGAAGTACCTTCAAATATGCAGGCAAATGCAG GTCACTGCAGAGATCATATATATTGAAACGGATTCGGTAGAGAAAGGTATCCTCCAATTGATATCTCAGCGCGGAGTCACCAAACTCGTTATGGGAGCAGCAGCTGATAGACACTATTCAAT GAGAATGAGAGACTTAAAGTCCAAGAAAGCTATTTACATTCACAGAGAAGCGCCTGCCACTTGTCTTATATGGTTTACGTGCAACGGTTACCTAATTTGTTCAAG GGAAGCTAGAAGAGCAAATAACTTGTATCTAGAATGTGCATCGTCAAATTCTTTGAGTCAATCCGACATAACTAGAGGAACTGAAAGTATAGTTAAAGATGATGATCATCTGATCAAATTAGCTGTCACAGAAGCTGAGGCTTCGAAAAGGAAAGCACGCTTTGAGGCATGTAAGCGCGAAGAAGCTGAAAAAACTGCAGTTGATGCACTCAAAAAG GCTAAACAATGGGAAAATGTGTATTTTGAGGAGTTGAAGCAGaggaaagaaacagagaaggcACTGAGGAAAAGAAATGACGAACTTGAAAAGATGAGATCAGAATCCGAGACCCAAATAACCGAATCTTATACTGTGATTAGAAAGCTTCAAGAAAAGAACAACTTATCAATGGAAACGTTTAGAGGAAtcagagaagaacaagaagagttGAAGATAAAGCTTAGAGAAGTATCAAAGCTGAAGGGTAAGCGCGAGGAAGAGGAAGCTTCTACCTCTAACCACCGTGAACCGCCACAATACTTTATTTGTCCCATTACACAC gATATAATGGAGGATCCACATGTAGCAGCTGATGGATTTACATATGAAGGAGAAGCCATAAGCCGTTGGTTTGAGAGAGGACATGAGACTTCTCCAATGATAAACAAAAGGCTTCCTCACACGAGCTTGGTTCCAAATCTTGCTCTTCGATCCGCAATTCAAGAATGGCTTCAACTTCGTGAATTATTGAACAGACCCTCTGCTTGCAGAGAGATATAA
- a CDS encoding 2-oxoglutarate (2OG) and Fe(II)-dependent oxygenase superfamily protein (2-oxoglutarate (2OG) and Fe(II)-dependent oxygenase superfamily protein; CONTAINS InterPro DOMAIN/s: Oxoglutarate/iron-dependent oxygenase (InterPro:IPR005123); BEST Arabidopsis thaliana protein match is: 2-oxoglutarate (2OG) and Fe(II)-dependent oxygenase superfamily protein (TAIR:AT1G03410.1); Has 8346 Blast hits to 8315 proteins in 1000 species: Archae - 0; Bacteria - 1121; Metazoa - 114; Fungi - 895; Plants - 4871; Viruses - 0; Other Eukaryotes - 1345 (source: NCBI BLink).), whose product MDSTATVASDRLSQLNSFEETMTGVKGLVDSGIKEVPAMFREPPAILASRKPPLALQFTIPTIDLNGGVVYYKNQDSVTRRSMVEKIGDAAEKWGFFQVVNHGIPLDVLEKVKEGIRAFHEQDAELKKRFYSRDHTRKMVYYSNLDLFTAMKASWRDTMCAYMAPDPPTSEDLPEVCGEIMMEYAKEIMNLGELIFELLSEALGLNNSNHLKDMDCSKSLVLFGQYYPPCPQPDHTLGLSKHTDFSFLTIVLQGNLGGLQVLHDKQYWIDIPPVPGALVVNLGDLLQLISNGKFISVEHRVIANRAAEPRISVPCFFSTVMRESHRVYGPIKELLSEQNPPKYRDTTISEFASMYASKEINTSALLRLEI is encoded by the exons atGGATTCAACAGCCACCGTTGCAAGTGATCGTCTTAGTCAACTAAACTCTTTCGAGGAGACTATGACAGGCGTGAAAGGCCTTGTTGATTCCGGAATCAAAGAGGTTCCAGCTATGTTCCGTGAGCCTCCAGCTATTTTAGCAAGCCGAAAACCACCACTAGCTTTGCAGTTCACGATCCCAACCATCGATCTGAACGGAGGAGTAGTGTACTACAAGAATCAAGATTCAGTTACACGGAGAAGCATGGTTGAGAAGATAGGAGATGCAGCGGAGAAATGGGGTTTCTTCCAGGTGGTTAACCACGGGATCCCGCTCGACGTGCTGGAGAAGGTGAAAGAAGGGATTCGCGCGTTTCACGAGCAGGATGCTGAATTGAAGAAACGGTTCTACTCTCGTGATCACACTCGAAAAATGGTTTACTATAGTAACTTGGATCTCTTCACCGCTATGAAAGCGAGTTGGAGAGATACCATGTGTGCCTATATGGCCCCGGATCCTCCCACATCGGAGGACTTGCCCGAGGTTTGTGG GGAGATTATGATGGAGTATGCAAAGGAAATAATGAATTTAGGTGAATTGATCTTTGAGCTTCTATCAGAGGCTCTAGGGTTGAATAATTCTAATCACCTCAAAGACATGGATTGCAGCAAGTCTTTGGTCTTGTTCGGCCAGTACTATCCACCTTGTCCGCAGCCTGACCATACTTTAGGCTTAAGCAAGCACAccgatttttcttttctcaccATTGTTCTTCAGGGGAATCTCGGTGGGCTTCAAGTTCTCCATGATAAACAATATTGGATCGATATTCCTCCCGTCCCTGGGGCTCTTGTCGTTAACCTCGGAGATCTTCTCCAG CTTATAAGCAATGGCAAGTTCATAAGCGTGGAGCACAGGGTGATAGCAAATAGAGCGGCTGAACCGCGGATTTCAGTGCCATGTTTCTTCAGCACCGTGATGAGGGAGAGCCATCGAGTATATGGACCCATAAAAGAGCTTCTGTCAGAACAAAACCCTCCCAAGTATAGGGACACCACCATCTCCGAGTTCGCAAGCATGTACGCGTCTAAAGAGATCAATACCTCTGCGTTACTCCGTTTAGAGATCTGA
- a CDS encoding RING/U-box superfamily protein codes for MTLKIPIQEMVKMVGSLRSHGIDIPESMEINKKEKIYVAVTEKDLESKSSLVWAIQNSGGKEFCIVHVHQPIPGEMFHEQKLRLYRKEKDKAHKNSEKYLQICRQMQVTAEIIYIETDSVEKGILQLISQRGVTKLVMGAAADRHYSMRMRDLKSKKAIYIHREAPATCLIWFTCNGYLICSREARRANNLYLECASSNSLSQSDITRGTESIVKDDDHLIKLAVTEAEASKRKARFEACKREEAEKTAVDALKKAKQWENVYFEELKQRKETEKALRKRNDELEKMRSESETQITESYTVIRKLQEKNNLSMETFRGIREEQEELKIKLREVSKLKGYNGGSTCSS; via the exons ATGACATTAAAGATTCCGATCCAAGAGATGGTGAAAATGGTTGGCTCTTTAAGATCTCATGGCATCGATATCCCTGAATCAAtggaaatcaacaaaaaagagaagatctaTGTAGCAGTGACAGAGAAAGATCTAGAAAGCAAGTCTAGTCTCGTTTGGGCGATACAGAACAGTGGAGGCAAAGAGTTTTGCATCGTCCATGTTCATCAACCTATCC CGGGGGAGATGTTTCACGAGCAGAAATTGCGTCTCTACAGAAAAGAGAAGGACAAAGCACATAAGAATTCGGAGAAGTACCTTCAAATATGCAGGCAAATGCAG GTCACTGCAGAGATCATATATATTGAAACGGATTCGGTAGAGAAAGGTATCCTCCAATTGATATCTCAGCGCGGAGTCACCAAACTCGTTATGGGAGCAGCAGCTGATAGACACTATTCAAT GAGAATGAGAGACTTAAAGTCCAAGAAAGCTATTTACATTCACAGAGAAGCGCCTGCCACTTGTCTTATATGGTTTACGTGCAACGGTTACCTAATTTGTTCAAG GGAAGCTAGAAGAGCAAATAACTTGTATCTAGAATGTGCATCGTCAAATTCTTTGAGTCAATCCGACATAACTAGAGGAACTGAAAGTATAGTTAAAGATGATGATCATCTGATCAAATTAGCTGTCACAGAAGCTGAGGCTTCGAAAAGGAAAGCACGCTTTGAGGCATGTAAGCGCGAAGAAGCTGAAAAAACTGCAGTTGATGCACTCAAAAAG GCTAAACAATGGGAAAATGTGTATTTTGAGGAGTTGAAGCAGaggaaagaaacagagaaggcACTGAGGAAAAGAAATGACGAACTTGAAAAGATGAGATCAGAATCCGAGACCCAAATAACCGAATCTTATACTGTGATTAGAAAGCTTCAAGAAAAGAACAACTTATCAATGGAAACGTTTAGAGGAAtcagagaagaacaagaagagttGAAGATAAAGCTTAGAGAAGTATCAAAGCTGAAGG gATATAATGGAGGATCCACATGTAGCAGCTGA
- a CDS encoding RING/U-box superfamily protein (RING/U-box superfamily protein; FUNCTIONS IN: ubiquitin-protein ligase activity; INVOLVED IN: protein ubiquitination; LOCATED IN: ubiquitin ligase complex; EXPRESSED IN: 17 plant structures; EXPRESSED DURING: 11 growth stages; CONTAINS InterPro DOMAIN/s: U box domain (InterPro:IPR003613); BEST Arabidopsis thaliana protein match is: U-box domain-containing protein (TAIR:AT2G45920.1); Has 5125 Blast hits to 3974 proteins in 395 species: Archae - 23; Bacteria - 272; Metazoa - 868; Fungi - 380; Plants - 1978; Viruses - 16; Other Eukaryotes - 1588 (source: NCBI BLink).) encodes MTLKIPIQEMVKMVGSLRSHGIDIPESMEINKKEKIYVAVTEKDLESKSSLVWAIQNSGGKEFCIVHVHQPIPGEMFHEQKLRLYRKEKDKAHKNSEKYLQICRQMQVTAEIIYIETDSVEKGILQLISQRGVTKLVMGAAADRHYSMRMRDLKSKKAIYIHREAPATCLIWFTCNGYLICSREARRANNLYLECASSNSLSQSDITRGTESIVKDDDHLIKLAVTEAEASKRKARFEACKREEAEKTAVDALKKAKQWENVYFEELKQRKETEKALRKRNDELEKMRSESETQITESYTVIRKLQEKNNLSMETFRGIREEQEELKIKLREVSKLKGKREEEEASTSNHREPPQYFICPITHDIMEDPHVAADGFTYEGEAISRWFERGHETSPMINKRLPHTSLVPNLALRSAIQEWLQLRELLNRPSACREI; translated from the exons ATGACATTAAAGATTCCGATCCAAGAGATGGTGAAAATGGTTGGCTCTTTAAGATCTCATGGCATCGATATCCCTGAATCAAtggaaatcaacaaaaaagagaagatctaTGTAGCAGTGACAGAGAAAGATCTAGAAAGCAAGTCTAGTCTCGTTTGGGCGATACAGAACAGTGGAGGCAAAGAGTTTTGCATCGTCCATGTTCATCAACCTATCC CGGGGGAGATGTTTCACGAGCAGAAATTGCGTCTCTACAGAAAAGAGAAGGACAAAGCACATAAGAATTCGGAGAAGTACCTTCAAATATGCAGGCAAATGCAG GTCACTGCAGAGATCATATATATTGAAACGGATTCGGTAGAGAAAGGTATCCTCCAATTGATATCTCAGCGCGGAGTCACCAAACTCGTTATGGGAGCAGCAGCTGATAGACACTATTCAAT GAGAATGAGAGACTTAAAGTCCAAGAAAGCTATTTACATTCACAGAGAAGCGCCTGCCACTTGTCTTATATGGTTTACGTGCAACGGTTACCTAATTTGTTCAAG GGAAGCTAGAAGAGCAAATAACTTGTATCTAGAATGTGCATCGTCAAATTCTTTGAGTCAATCCGACATAACTAGAGGAACTGAAAGTATAGTTAAAGATGATGATCATCTGATCAAATTAGCTGTCACAGAAGCTGAGGCTTCGAAAAGGAAAGCACGCTTTGAGGCATGTAAGCGCGAAGAAGCTGAAAAAACTGCAGTTGATGCACTCAAAAAG GCTAAACAATGGGAAAATGTGTATTTTGAGGAGTTGAAGCAGaggaaagaaacagagaaggcACTGAGGAAAAGAAATGACGAACTTGAAAAGATGAGATCAGAATCCGAGACCCAAATAACCGAATCTTATACTGTGATTAGAAAGCTTCAAGAAAAGAACAACTTATCAATGGAAACGTTTAGAGGAAtcagagaagaacaagaagagttGAAGATAAAGCTTAGAGAAGTATCAAAGCTGAAGGGTAAGCGCGAGGAAGAGGAAGCTTCTACCTCTAACCACCGTGAACCGCCACAATACTTTATTTGTCCCATTACACAC gATATAATGGAGGATCCACATGTAGCAGCTGATGGATTTACATATGAAGGAGAAGCCATAAGCCGTTGGTTTGAGAGAGGACATGAGACTTCTCCAATGATAAACAAAAGGCTTCCTCACACGAGCTTGGTTCCAAATCTTGCTCTTCGATCCGCAATTCAAGAATGGCTTCAACTTCGTGAATTATTGAACAGACCCTCTGCTTGCAGAGAGATATAA
- a CDS encoding U-box kinase family protein, with amino-acid sequence MEEKEEAGVMDERIYVALGREIANNKSNLAWVLDNCQGNKICIVLVHRPPQMIPVLGTKFDAATVDEELVRAYREKQKAKTDKILDEYLRICLRKGVQAEKLCVEMNSIEKGIVQMISENKVRKFIMGAASDKHFSTKMEDLRSKKAIFVCQQASATCHIRFTCKGYLIHTREARMDEVRALSALLSDFQRLVTSQSSANLDQDSGGSKRKSEHEEGEEEERTSRTSSSRSASTLSYFGGSEASSSVSVMEEISNRSSPPSLPVSPAILNKRESFLFVSFLCISPGS; translated from the exons atggaagaaaaagaagaagcaggagTGATGGATGAGAGAATATATGTTGCACTAGGGAGAGAAATAGCCAATAACAAGTCAAATCTGGCATGGGTATTAGATAACTGTCAAGGGAACAAGATCTGTATCGTTCTTGTTCACCGACCTCCTCAAATGATTCCTGTCT TGGGTACCAAGTTCGATGCTGCAACGGTAGATGAAGAATTAGTGAGAGCatacagagagaaacaaaaggcGAAAACAGACAAGATTCTTGATGAGTACCTTAGAATTTGCTTGCGGAAAGGg GTCCAAGCAGAGAAGCTGTGCGTTGAGATGAACTCGATCGAGAAAGGAATTGTGCAGATGATTTCTGAGAACAAAGTCAGGAAGTTCATCATGGGAGCAGCTTCAGACAAACATTTTTCAAC GAAAATGGAGGATTTGAGATCAAAGAAAGCCATCTTCGTCTGCCAACAAGCTTCTGCTACTTGTCATATACGGTTTACCTGCAAAGGATATCTCATCCATACAAG GGAAGCTAGAATGGATGAAGTCCGAGCTCTCTCAGCTCTACTATCTGACTTTCAACGGCTTGTCACCTCACAAAGTAGCGCCAATTTAGATCAAGACAGTGGAGGTTCAAAGAGGAAAAGTGAGCATGAAGAgggggaggaggaggagagaacATCACGAACCAGCTCTTCTCGGTCTGCTAGTACATTGTCATACTTTGGAGGATCTGAGGCTTCCTCAAGTGTAAGTGTAATGGAAGAGATATCAAACCGTTCATCTCCACCATCTTTACCGGTAAGTCCTGCGATCCTGAATAAGAGAGaatcctttctttttgtttctttcctttgcATTTCACCTGGCTCATGA